A DNA window from Fusarium fujikuroi IMI 58289 draft genome, chromosome FFUJ_chr11 contains the following coding sequences:
- a CDS encoding PEP5-like protein, whose amino-acid sequence MASQPSISAPFEQDAARIHSKTLICLFAVNMIYLTQILSLVGTGLLANTMAAAVGGSSQTVWFSSCITILTVVLNPPIGQIADYWGRKTILVVMPLAGVAGSLIVSRAQSSGTLIAGFAILGSTFGSQSLTVAVMSEILPRHYRPIGQAVGSVSIALGAIIALLMGGGLLRHGDNSNYRIFWYVTAGCYALASLGCLIGYNPPPRDLQVSLNVSQKIKSLDWVGYTLFAPALVLFCIALSWSQNPYSWDSVNIIAPFVISIVVLIVFIVYEWRFKKDGMLHQELWRHRNFAISLFVIFIEGIAFFAANSYFVFEISLVYDASFLSGSVNFAIMFIAAAAFSPVFGLWSSKYKTLRPPLVLGAVCLLAFFILLATSKIDTPRYAFWIYPLLPGIALPSIVPLTMVSAQFATTPELIALTSALMTSIRSLGGSIGLAINNAVLHNALDKELAKKIAEAALPLGLPTSSLPALIQGLASQNKQAVAAVPGLTPEIANAAVLGMKKAYLIAFRNAWIVSAAFCSLMLIEQASEFDATIDAPVEIDAKTMEVDEIMPPETQEKQLESRAEVSHQENTSS is encoded by the exons atggcTTCCCAACCCTCCATCAGTGCTCCCTTTGAGCAAGATGCTGCTCGAATTCATTCCAAGACATTGATCTGCCTTTTC GCCGTCAACATGATATACCTGACACAAATCCTCTCCCTCGTCGGTACAGGCCTCCTGGCGAATACTATGGCCGCGGCCGTCGGCGGTAGTAGCCAGACTGTCTGGTTCTCATCTTGCATCACGATCCTCACCGTCGTTCTCAATCCCCCCATCGGTCAAATCGCTGATTACTGGGGCCGGAAAACCATCCTCGTGGTGATGCCACTTGCTGGCGTTGCGGGTAGCCTCATCGTGTCCCGAGCTCAAAGTTCCGGAACTCTCATCGCCGGGTTCGCAATCTTGGGGTCTACTTTCGGAAGCCAGTCGCTTACCGTTGCTGTCATGTCCGAAATTCTTCCTCGGCACTACAGACCTATTGGACAGGCTGTTGGAAGTGTGTCGATCGCACTTGGTGCTATAATTGCCTTGCTCATGGGAGGCGGCCTACTCCGTCATGGCGACAACTCCAACTACCGTATCTTTTGGTACGTGACGGCCGGTTGCTACGCTCTTGCATCTCTGGGCTGTCTCATCGGATATAACCCCCCGCCTCGAGACCTTCAAGTCTCCCTCAATGTGTCTCAAAAGATCAAGAGCCTTGACTGGGTAGGATATACATTATTTGCCCCAGCCCTCGTCCTTTTCTGTATAGCCCTATCATGGTCGCAGAACCCTTACTCCTGGGATAGCGTTAATATTATTGCACCCTTTGTCATCAGCATCGTCGTCCTGATAGTCTTCATCGTGTATGAGTGGAGGTTCAAGAAGGACGGTATGCTTCATCAAGAGCTATGGAGACATAGAAACTTCGCCATCTCCTTATTTGTCATTTTCATTGAAGGTATCGCTTTCTTCGCCGCCAACTCTTATTTCGTCTTCGAAATATCTCTTGTATATGATGCCAGCTTCCTTTCGGGCAGTGTCAATTTTGCTATCATGTTCATTGCAGCCGCTGCTTTCTCCCCGGTCTTTGGCTTATGGTCCTCTAAGTACAAGACACTTCGGCCACCACTCGTCTTGGGTGCCGTCTGCCTTCTTGCATTCTTCATTCTACTGGCAACCTCAAAGATTGACACTCCTCGATATGCTTTCTGGATATATCCTCTCCTACCCGGTATTGCACTTCCTTCTATTGTTCCATTGACCATGGTTTCTGCGCAATTCGCAACAACACCAGAGCTTATCGCTCTCACATCTGCTCTCATGACTAGTATTCGCAGTCTAGGGGGCTCAATTGGCCTAGCAATCAACAATGCTGTCTTGCACAATGCTTTGGATAAGGAATTAGCCAAGAAGATTGCAGAGGCAGCTCTACCACTCGGGCTACCTACCTCGTCTCTGCCTGCACTTATTCAAGGGCTGGCTTCCCAGAACAAACAGGCAGTGGCTGCTGTCCCTGGCCTCACACCTGAAATTGCAAATGCCGCCGTTTTAGGCATGAAGAAGGCGTACTTAATCGCTTTTCGAAACGCGTGGATCGTTTCGGCTGCATTTTGCTCTCTCATGCTTATAG aacAAGCATCCGAATTTGATGCAACCATTGACGCACcagttgagattgatgccAAGACTATGGAAGTGGATGAGATCATGCCGCCAGAAACGCAGGAGAAGCAGTTGGAGAGCAGGGCAGAAGTGAGCCACCAGGAGAACACTAGCTCCTAA
- a CDS encoding related to Putative sterigmatocystin biosynthesis lipase/esterase STCI, translating into MAPSSEILASAQPDPEFLEACALPHQNPPPLPTNVDIPTLRATSNKHKNEARDALGGPPPSLTERDIEIPVRDGSTILAYVYSPSDVVPGDELPIFLFFHGGGFCLGTRHDDMESNRILALKAGIIIVCLDYRLAPEHPFPQAIHDGVDALQWIAQNATQVHPSASPSVGLIIGGTSAGANIANGVVYLNRDLGSPAKVTGQFLGVGPLLPPPFVPEKYKDDYVSHEQNKDVTIPPEEVARAFVAAYKPDPTSPIAVPAVHPSGHSGIPPTYFQVCGLDGLRDESIIYERILQDDMISTRLDLYPGLPHHFWEFFPQLTKQVEKRTNDTVEGIRWLLHGPKVPKL; encoded by the exons ATGGCTCCTAGTTCGGAAATCCTCGCCAGTGCTCAACCAGACCCCGAGTTTCTCGAGGCATGTGCCCTCCCCCACCAAAA CCCGCCGCCGCTTCCGACCAACGTTGACATACCAACTCTTCGAGCTACATCAAATAAGCACAAAAATGAGGCACGAGACGCACTTGGAGGCCCTCCTCCGAGCTTGACTGAGCGAGATATTGAGATACCCGTTCGTGACGGCAGCACCATTCTCGCCTATGTTTATTCTCCGTCAGACGTCGTCCCAGGAGATGAGCTTCCcatctttttattcttccATGGCGGTGGCTTTTGTCTAGGCACGCGCCATGATGATATGGAGTCCAACAGAATCTTGGCTCTCAAAGCTGGCATCATCATAGTCTGCCTTGACTACCGTCTTGCTCCGGAACATCCGTTCCCTCAGGCAATTCATGACGGAGTTGATGCTTTGCAATGG ATCGCTCAAAATGCTACTCAAGTTCACCCTTCCGCTTCTCCTTCAGTGGGCCTCATCATCGGTGGCACTTCCGCTGGAGCAAACATTGCCAACGGCGTGGTGTATCTAAACCGCGACCTTGGGTCTCCTGCAAAGGTCACCGGGCAGTTTCTCGGTGTCggccctcttcttcctccaccgTTTGTTCCCGAGAAGTACAAAGACGACTATGTTAGTCACGAGCAGAACAAAGACGTGACTATACCTCCAGAGGAAGTCGCTCGCGCATTCGTTG CTGCATATAAGCCAGACCCGACTTCACCGATCGCAGTGCCTGCTGTCCATCCATCAGGACACTCAGGAATACCTCCAACTTACTTCCAAGTCTGTGGGCTTGATGGCTTGAGGGACGAGAGTATCATTTACGAGCGGATTCTTCAGGACGACATGATCTCCACGCGACTGGATTTGTATCCTGGTCTACCCCATCACTTCTGGGAGTTCTTCCCTCAATTGACCAAACAGGTTGAGAAACGAACAAATGATACAGTGGAGGGAATTAGATGGCTATTGCATGGGCCGAAAGTCCCGAAGTTGTGA
- a CDS encoding related to BDH1-stereospecific (2R, 3R)-2,3-butanediol dehydrogenase — MRAARYYGIKDIRVEQVPEPSVQPGQVKVAPKFVGICGTDLHEYLGGPNFCPTKPHPLTSESIPVTLGHEFSGVISEVGPGVTGFEVGQPCAVQPTLFCGHCAACHTSAENVCHTGGFLGLSGGGGGLSESVCVNATHVFALPKDLPLEIGALVEPLSVAWHAMSAAPEINDKSKVAILGGGPIGLAMILCLKAKGVSEIIVSEVAASRQEFARQFGATKVVNPIKEDLKEIALGLTGGLGADVVFDCAGVPASVKGAFEVVRTRGTVVNIAIWEKEIPFNPNWLTFKESAYKSVLGYQREDFQAVIDNLASGAIKPHQMITRKIKMENIVQDGINALITDKDNQVKILVDINDK; from the exons ATGAGAGCTGCGAGGTATTACGGTATCAAGGACATTCGTGTCGAGCAGGTCCCTGAGCCTTCAGTGCAGCCCGGACAAGTTAAG GTTGCCCCTAAATTCGTTGGCATCTGCGGCACAG ATCTGCACGAATATCTCGGAGGACCCAACTTCTGCCCAACCAAGCCTCACCCCCTCACATCAGAAAGTATTCCTGTGACACTCGGTCATGAATTCTCTGGAGTCATCTCCGAAGTTGGCCCCGGCGTAACCGGCTTCGAAGTAGGACAGCCCTGCGCAGTCCAGCCAACCCTCTTCTGCGGCCACTGCGCAGCATGCCACACTAGCGCCGAGAACGTCTGCCATACCGGTGGGTTCCTCGGTCTCTcaggcggcggcggcggtctTTCTGAGTCAGTTTGTGTGAATGCAACGCACGTCTTTGCGCTGCCAAAGGACCTACCCCTCGAAATTGGAGCTCTTGTCGAGCCGCTTTCTGTAGCCTGGCATGCTATGTCTGCGGCACCGGAGATCAACGACAAGTCCAAAGTTGCAATTTTAGGTGGAGGACCCATTGGTTTGGCGATGATTCTGTGTTTAAAGGCCAAGGGTGTCAGTGAGATTATTGTTTCTGAAGTCGCTGCCTCGAGACAGGAGTTTGCAAGGCAGTTTGGTGCCACCAAGGTTGTGAATCCGATCAAAGAGGACCTCAAAGAGATCGCTCTTGGCTTGACTGGTGGTTTAGGTGCTGATGTTGTTTTCGATTGCGCGGGTGTACCCGCGAG TGTCAAAGGTGCTTTCGAGGTTGTGAGAACAAGAGGCACTGTCGTAAACATTGCGATCTGGGAGAAGGAGATCCCTTTCAACCCTAATTGGTTGACCTTCAAGGAGAGCGCCTACAAATCTGTTTTAGGATACCAACGGGAGGACTTCCAAGCAGTCATTGACAACCTCGCTTCGGGTGCAATAAAGCCTCACCAGATGATCACCAGaaagatcaagatggagaacATTGTCCAGGATGGTATCAATGCGTTGATCACGGATAAGGATAACcaagtcaagatcttggtggATATTAATGACAAATGA